TGATCCGCGATCGCGACGCCGGGCGTTTGAACGGCGACATCGTCGTCGTACTCTCGAACCACCCGACGCTCGGCGACCTCGCGAAGGCGGCGGGGCTCCCGTTCGCCTGGTCGGCGTCGACCGACAAGGCGCAGCACTTCGACTGGCTCCTCTCGCAGCTCGCGACCGCGAAGCCCGACCTCGTCGTGCTCGCGCGCTACATGCAGGTGCTGTCCGCGAAGGTGATCGAGCGCTATCCGTTCCGCATCATCAACATCCATCCCTCGCTCCTCCCCTACCATCCCGGACCCAACGCGTACCGCCAGGCGTGGGAGGAGGGCGTGCGGGTCTCGGGCTGCACGGCGCACTTCGTCACCGAGCAGCTCGACGCCGGCCCCGTGATCCTCCAGGACGTGTTCCACATCCGCGTCGGCGAGGACCCGCTCGAGGACGTGAAGGGGCGCGGCCAGGCGCTCGAGGGCAAGGTGCTCTCGAAGGCCGTCCAGCTCTTCCTCAACGACGAGCTGGTGGTGAAGGACAAGAAGGTGATCTTCCGGCCCGGGCGGCATCCGGGACCGGCCCAGGAGGCGTGATGACGGAGGGGGTCGTGGTGTGGGTCACCGGCCCGGACGAGCGGATCGTGGGTGGCGTCGCGCGAGCCATCGTCGACCGCCTCGCGCGGCGGCACGTGACGACCGAGCTGCTC
The DNA window shown above is from Candidatus Eisenbacteria bacterium and carries:
- a CDS encoding ACT domain-containing protein, which produces MADGRSRAVVSVVGRDQKGVVARISTYLASADVNIEDIEQRVMEGLFIMTMLVDISDLSITLDELVTGLQEIGRDIAMEVKVRLAGRPAERKRVAVLVTKEPHCLEELIRDRDAGRLNGDIVVVLSNHPTLGDLAKAAGLPFAWSASTDKAQHFDWLLSQLATAKPDLVVLARYMQVLSAKVIERYPFRIINIHPSLLPYHPGPNAYRQAWEEGVRVSGCTAHFVTEQLDAGPVILQDVFHIRVGEDPLEDVKGRGQALEGKVLSKAVQLFLNDELVVKDKKVIFRPGRHPGPAQEA